From a region of the Listeria monocytogenes ATCC 19117 genome:
- a CDS encoding DUF1697 domain-containing protein produces the protein MGNYVVLLRAVNVAGKNKVNMKNLQAALQEVGFQNVITYIQSGNLVLSSMLQTELEVATKITEVMKATFDLTIDVFVFSEQNYSQIIANNPFPPETIGEEERWMAAFYNENIAIARQKNEQAEVIAIGRVLYIHIFSNQIHTLKLPVFLGEYKKTITTTRNWRTTLQLQTLLDSQE, from the coding sequence ATGGGGAATTATGTAGTGTTATTAAGAGCAGTAAATGTTGCTGGAAAGAATAAAGTAAATATGAAAAATCTACAAGCTGCTTTGCAAGAAGTAGGTTTCCAAAATGTCATTACTTATATCCAAAGCGGCAACCTCGTTCTAAGCTCCATGTTACAAACGGAACTAGAAGTAGCGACAAAAATAACCGAGGTAATGAAAGCAACGTTCGATTTAACTATTGATGTATTCGTATTTTCGGAACAAAATTATAGCCAAATCATCGCAAACAATCCATTTCCACCAGAAACAATTGGCGAGGAGGAACGCTGGATGGCCGCTTTCTATAATGAAAATATCGCTATTGCGAGACAAAAAAACGAGCAAGCCGAAGTAATCGCGATTGGTCGCGTTCTTTATATCCACATTTTCTCCAACCAAATCCACACCTTAAAATTACCAGTTTTCCTTGGCGAATATAAAAAGACAATAACAACAACGCGCAATTGGCGAACAACCCTCCAATTACAAACACTACTCGACAGTCAGGAATAG
- a CDS encoding exodeoxyribonuclease III has protein sequence MKLISWNVNGLRAAVKKGFLEYFEEVDADIFCLQETKLQEGQIELDLPAYKDYWNYAVKKGYSGTAIFTKVEPLSVQYGLGVPEHDTEGRVITLEFEEFFMVTVYTPNSQAELKRLDYRMTFEDAILEYVKNLDKTKPVVLCGDLNVAHEEIDLKNPKTNRKNAGFSDEERAKFSAFLDAGFIDSFRYFYPDLTDAYSWWSYRMNARARNTGWRIDYFVVSERLKDKLVDAKIHADVLGSDHCPVELELNL, from the coding sequence GTGAAATTAATTTCTTGGAATGTAAACGGGCTTCGAGCAGCTGTAAAAAAAGGCTTTTTGGAGTATTTTGAAGAAGTAGATGCGGATATTTTTTGTTTGCAGGAAACTAAATTACAAGAAGGTCAAATTGAACTTGATTTGCCAGCATATAAAGATTACTGGAATTATGCGGTGAAAAAAGGTTATTCTGGTACCGCGATTTTTACAAAAGTGGAGCCGTTATCAGTTCAATATGGTTTAGGGGTTCCTGAACATGATACAGAAGGTCGTGTTATCACACTTGAATTTGAGGAATTTTTTATGGTGACGGTTTATACGCCGAATTCGCAAGCTGAATTAAAACGATTAGATTACCGGATGACGTTTGAGGATGCGATTTTGGAATATGTAAAAAACTTGGATAAAACGAAGCCGGTTGTGCTTTGTGGCGATTTGAATGTTGCGCACGAAGAAATTGATTTAAAAAATCCGAAGACAAATCGTAAAAATGCTGGCTTCTCGGATGAGGAACGCGCGAAATTTTCTGCATTTTTAGATGCTGGATTTATTGATAGTTTCCGTTATTTTTACCCAGATTTGACCGATGCTTATTCTTGGTGGTCTTACCGAATGAACGCGCGTGCTAGGAATACTGGTTGGCGGATTGATTATTTTGTTGTATCGGAACGTTTGAAAGATAAGTTAGTGGATGCCAAAATTCATGCGGATGTGCTTGGTTCGGATCATTGTCCTGTCGAGCTAGAACTTAATTTATAA
- the rplT gene encoding 50S ribosomal protein L20, which produces MPRVKGGTVTRKRRKKIVKLAKGYYGSKHLLFKVANQAVMKSYQYAYRDRRQKKRDFRRLWIARINAAARMQDLSYSKLMHGLKLAGIDINRKMLADLAVNDIASFNTLADSAKKALAK; this is translated from the coding sequence ATGCCACGCGTAAAAGGCGGAACAGTAACACGCAAACGTCGTAAAAAGATAGTTAAATTAGCCAAAGGGTATTATGGCTCTAAACATTTATTATTCAAAGTAGCTAACCAAGCGGTAATGAAATCTTACCAATATGCTTATAGAGATCGTCGTCAAAAGAAACGTGATTTCCGTAGATTATGGATCGCACGTATCAATGCGGCAGCTCGTATGCAAGATCTTTCTTACAGCAAATTAATGCACGGCTTAAAATTAGCTGGTATTGATATTAACCGTAAAATGCTTGCAGACTTAGCAGTTAATGATATCGCATCATTCAACACACTTGCTGATTCAGCAAAAAAAGCATTAGCTAAATAA
- the rpmI gene encoding 50S ribosomal protein L35: MPKMKTHRGSAKRFKRTGSGKLKRRHGFTSHMFANKSQKQKRKLRKSAMVSAGDFKRIRQMVAKMK, from the coding sequence ATGCCAAAAATGAAAACCCACCGCGGTTCCGCTAAACGTTTCAAGAGAACAGGATCTGGAAAATTAAAACGCAGACACGGCTTCACTAGCCATATGTTCGCTAACAAATCCCAAAAACAAAAACGTAAATTGCGTAAATCTGCAATGGTATCAGCTGGCGACTTCAAACGTATTCGTCAAATGGTCGCTAAAATGAAATAA
- the infC gene encoding translation initiation factor IF-3, producing MSKDMLVNDGIRAREVRLIDQDGEQLGVKSKIDALQIAEKANLDLVLVAPTAKPPVARIMDYGKFRFEQQKKDKEARKNQKVIVMKEVRLSPTIDEHDFDTKLRNARKFLEKGDKVKCSIRFKGRAITHKEIGQKVLDRFAKACEDLCTIEQRPKMDGRSMFLVLAPLHEK from the coding sequence ATTAGCAAAGACATGTTGGTAAACGATGGGATTCGTGCACGTGAAGTAAGATTGATCGACCAAGACGGTGAACAATTAGGCGTGAAGAGTAAAATCGATGCGCTTCAAATTGCTGAAAAGGCTAATCTTGATCTAGTGCTTGTTGCTCCAACAGCGAAACCGCCAGTAGCTCGTATCATGGACTACGGTAAATTCCGTTTTGAACAACAGAAGAAAGATAAAGAAGCCCGTAAGAACCAAAAAGTCATCGTGATGAAAGAAGTTCGTTTAAGTCCAACGATTGACGAACATGACTTCGATACGAAGCTACGTAATGCACGTAAATTCCTTGAAAAAGGCGATAAAGTAAAATGCTCTATCCGTTTTAAAGGTCGTGCCATTACACACAAAGAAATCGGTCAGAAGGTGCTTGACCGTTTTGCAAAAGCGTGCGAAGACCTTTGTACAATTGAGCAAAGACCAAAAATGGACGGACGTTCCATGTTCTTAGTCCTAGCACCACTTCATGAAAAGTAA
- the inlC gene encoding class 3 internalin InlC, which translates to MKKNNWLQNVVIAMLVLIVGLCINTGSGTKVQAESIQRPTPINQIFPDPGLANAVKQNLGKQSVTDLVSQKELSGVQNFNGDNSNIKSLAGMQFFTNLKELHLSHNQISDLSPLKDLTKLEELSVNRNRLKNLNGIPSACLSRLFVDNNELRDTDSLIHLKNLEILSIRNNKLKSIVMLGFLSKLEVLDLHGNEITNTGGLTRLKKVNWIDLTGQKCVNEPVRYQPELYITNTVKDPDGRWISPYYISNGGNYVDGCVLWELPVYTNEVSYKFSEYINVGETEAIFDGTVIQPIQN; encoded by the coding sequence TTGAAAAAAAATAATTGGTTACAAAATGTAGTAATAGCAATGCTAGTGTTAATTGTAGGTCTGTGCATTAATACGGGTTCTGGGACAAAAGTACAAGCTGAGAGTATTCAACGACCAACGCCTATTAACCAAATTTTTCCAGATCCCGGCCTAGCGAATGCAGTGAAACAAAATTTAGGAAAGCAAAGTGTTACAGACCTTGTATCACAAAAGGAACTATCTGGGGTACAAAATTTCAATGGAGATAATAGCAACATTAAATCTCTTGCCGGAATGCAATTTTTCACTAATTTAAAAGAACTTCATCTATCCCACAATCAAATAAGTGACCTTAGTCCTTTAAAGGATCTAACTAAATTAGAAGAGCTATCTGTGAATAGAAATAGACTGAAAAATTTAAACGGAATTCCAAGTGCTTGTTTATCTCGTTTGTTTGTAGATAACAACGAACTCCGAGATACTGACTCGCTTATTCATTTGAAAAATCTAGAAATCTTATCTATTCGTAATAATAAGCTAAAAAGTATTGTGATGCTTGGTTTTTTATCTAAACTAGAGGTATTAGATTTGCATGGTAATGAAATAACAAATACAGGTGGACTAACTAGATTGAAGAAAGTTAACTGGATAGATTTAACTGGTCAGAAATGTGTGAATGAACCAGTAAGATACCAACCAGAATTGTATATAACAAATACTGTCAAAGACCCAGATGGAAGATGGATATCTCCATATTACATCAGTAATGGAGGGAATTATGTAGATGGTTGTGTTCTGTGGGAATTGCCTGTTTATACAAATGAAGTAAGCTATAAGTTTAGCGAATATATAAACGTTGGGGAGACTGAGGCTATATTTGATGGAACAGTTATACAACCTATTCAGAATTAG
- the rplS gene encoding 50S ribosomal protein L19 yields MNKLIDEITKSQLNPDVPNFRPGDTVRVHAKVVEGTRERIQLFEGVVIKRRGAGISETFTVRKISNSVGVERTFPVHTPRIAKLEVIRRGKVRRAKLYYLRNLRGKAARIKEIR; encoded by the coding sequence ATGAACAAACTGATTGATGAAATCACAAAAAGTCAACTAAACCCAGATGTTCCAAATTTCCGTCCGGGTGATACTGTACGTGTACATGCGAAAGTAGTCGAAGGTACTCGCGAACGTATCCAATTATTCGAAGGCGTTGTAATCAAACGTCGCGGAGCTGGAATCAGCGAAACTTTCACTGTTCGTAAAATTTCTAACAGTGTTGGCGTGGAACGTACTTTCCCAGTACATACTCCACGTATCGCAAAATTAGAAGTTATTCGTCGTGGTAAAGTACGTCGTGCGAAACTTTACTACCTACGTAACCTACGTGGTAAAGCGGCTCGTATTAAAGAAATTCGTTAA
- a CDS encoding MerR family transcriptional regulator, whose amino-acid sequence MEQWTVKEMAAYVGISADTLRYYEKNKIIVPNRLENGYRVYNTEHLLELKFILVMKYARFSLSEIKLMMEWLRSEPSVACNTASKELLALKAAEIKQTIAHYTKIAALLEELPQIDEVQDYSTVQKDVNTFVEHIFTDIRKDGF is encoded by the coding sequence ATGGAACAATGGACAGTAAAAGAAATGGCTGCTTATGTAGGTATTTCAGCGGATACATTACGATATTATGAAAAAAACAAGATAATTGTACCTAATCGGCTGGAAAACGGGTATCGTGTGTATAACACGGAACATCTATTAGAATTAAAGTTTATTTTAGTAATGAAATATGCCCGATTTTCTCTTTCTGAAATAAAATTGATGATGGAATGGTTGAGAAGCGAGCCTTCTGTCGCTTGTAATACGGCATCAAAAGAGTTACTTGCGCTTAAAGCAGCGGAAATCAAACAGACGATTGCACACTATACAAAAATCGCTGCTCTTTTAGAAGAATTGCCGCAAATTGACGAGGTCCAAGATTACAGCACTGTTCAAAAAGATGTTAACACTTTTGTGGAGCATATTTTTACTGACATCAGAAAGGACGGGTTCTAA
- a CDS encoding NAD(P)H-dependent oxidoreductase has translation MAKIVAIIGDPREKGTSRDLFQKYLAVFQEQPTIEVKIYDIRKLAFDPNLPEGYRTEQTPDIIALKNDVRSADLLLFSYPVWWFNVPAVLKGVIDHLFWPGESYSFKDKKYFLTGPWRKKRARLIYTIGGMEIQHRLFARPALTALRYPLWMSGVFSVKVTSIDRLDLSIRRTDDYYDKKVTRAAKRDIQFLLKKQIRKKVFA, from the coding sequence ATGGCTAAGATTGTGGCGATTATTGGTGACCCACGGGAAAAAGGTACATCAAGAGATTTGTTTCAGAAGTATTTAGCTGTTTTTCAGGAACAACCAACAATCGAGGTAAAAATCTATGATATCCGCAAATTAGCTTTTGACCCTAATTTACCTGAAGGCTATCGTACGGAGCAAACCCCTGACATAATTGCGCTTAAAAATGATGTTCGTTCCGCTGATTTACTTCTATTTTCTTATCCGGTTTGGTGGTTTAACGTTCCGGCTGTGTTAAAAGGTGTTATTGATCATTTGTTTTGGCCTGGGGAGAGCTATAGTTTTAAAGATAAAAAATATTTTCTTACTGGACCTTGGCGAAAAAAACGAGCGCGGTTGATTTATACGATTGGCGGAATGGAAATACAACATCGACTTTTCGCCCGCCCTGCTCTTACTGCCTTGCGTTACCCATTATGGATGAGTGGCGTGTTTTCGGTGAAAGTGACTTCAATTGATCGACTGGATCTTTCTATCAGAAGGACTGATGACTACTATGATAAAAAAGTTACACGTGCAGCAAAACGCGATATTCAATTCTTGCTAAAAAAGCAAATTAGAAAGAAGGTTTTTGCATGA
- a CDS encoding MBL fold metallo-hydrolase gives MKITAKHQYWQITTLPYLFPVNCYLILEKDGLTLIDTGILSNAKGIIALIHKLNLPLKRILLTHAHGDHIGGLVAVKAAFPEALVMIGSREKLLVETKEIYAFEAQKPLKGGYSDQLPVSIDHILKDGDMIGSLLIIDTPGHTPGSISFFDERNGHLFVGDLFQTRGGAAICGEKRWLFPFPAMGSWDLPTSIASAENLQLFDVTEIACGHGPVKAMADFDLTNVLKRAKKQATNEKD, from the coding sequence ATGAAAATTACTGCCAAACATCAATATTGGCAAATTACGACATTGCCGTATCTTTTTCCGGTGAATTGTTACTTAATTTTAGAAAAAGACGGCTTAACATTGATTGATACTGGGATTTTGTCGAACGCGAAAGGAATCATTGCACTCATCCACAAATTAAATTTACCTTTAAAACGGATTTTATTAACGCATGCGCATGGTGACCATATTGGCGGTTTAGTCGCAGTGAAAGCAGCTTTTCCAGAAGCGCTTGTAATGATTGGAAGCAGAGAAAAATTGCTTGTAGAAACGAAAGAAATTTATGCTTTTGAAGCACAGAAGCCGTTAAAAGGCGGTTATTCAGATCAACTTCCAGTAAGCATTGATCACATTTTAAAAGATGGTGATATGATTGGCTCCCTGTTAATTATCGATACGCCGGGACATACACCTGGCTCCATTTCCTTTTTTGATGAGCGTAATGGGCATTTATTTGTAGGAGATTTATTTCAAACTCGTGGAGGAGCGGCTATTTGTGGGGAGAAGCGATGGTTGTTCCCTTTTCCAGCGATGGGTTCTTGGGATCTTCCAACAAGTATCGCATCGGCGGAAAATTTACAGCTTTTCGATGTGACGGAAATTGCTTGTGGACATGGACCGGTGAAAGCGATGGCTGATTTTGACTTAACGAATGTACTAAAGCGAGCAAAGAAACAAGCAACAAATGAAAAAGACTAG
- the trmD gene encoding tRNA (guanosine(37)-N1)-methyltransferase TrmD produces the protein MKIDILSIFPDMFSGVTGNSIIKKAIENERVAVEVTDFREYAEGKHHIVDDYPYGGGAGMLLKAQPIFDAVQAVKEKQPETKPRVILMDPAGKRFDQKMAEEFAEEEHLVFICGHYEGYDERIREHLVTDEVSIGDYILTGGEIGAMIVMDSVIRLLPGVLGNKDSAVTDSFSTGLLEHPHYTRPADFRGMKVPDILLSGNHAWIEEWRDKESLKRTYERRPDLLKNYPLTDKQKTWLKEWSDSK, from the coding sequence ATGAAAATTGACATTCTATCCATTTTCCCAGATATGTTTTCGGGAGTGACCGGAAATTCCATTATAAAAAAAGCCATCGAAAATGAGCGTGTCGCGGTTGAAGTGACTGATTTCAGGGAATATGCAGAAGGAAAGCATCATATTGTCGATGATTACCCTTATGGTGGCGGGGCAGGTATGTTACTCAAAGCGCAACCGATATTTGATGCCGTTCAAGCTGTCAAAGAGAAACAACCAGAAACAAAGCCAAGAGTTATTTTAATGGACCCAGCAGGCAAACGCTTCGACCAAAAAATGGCAGAAGAATTTGCCGAAGAAGAGCATCTTGTTTTTATTTGCGGGCACTATGAAGGTTACGACGAACGAATTCGCGAACACCTTGTTACGGATGAAGTGTCGATTGGAGATTACATTTTAACTGGTGGCGAAATTGGTGCAATGATTGTAATGGACAGTGTTATCCGACTTTTACCGGGAGTACTTGGTAATAAAGATTCCGCTGTGACAGATTCTTTCTCGACCGGTTTGCTTGAACATCCACACTACACGCGACCAGCCGATTTTAGAGGAATGAAAGTGCCAGATATTTTACTCAGCGGAAATCATGCATGGATAGAAGAATGGCGCGACAAAGAATCGCTCAAAAGAACCTACGAACGCCGCCCAGATTTACTTAAAAACTATCCCTTAACAGACAAGCAAAAAACTTGGCTCAAAGAATGGTCTGACAGTAAATAA
- the rimM gene encoding ribosome maturation factor RimM (Essential for efficient processing of 16S rRNA), giving the protein MEKMYNVGKIVNTHGLIGEIRVIATTDFPEERFQVGNTVYLFEKNSKKPEKLIIRSHRKHKNFDLLMFEGFTGIHQVERMKEGVLKIKEAQLTDLEENEFYFHEIIGCIVVTTDGEELGEITEILTPGANDVWVVKGSDKKEKLIPYIADVVKEININDKKITIEVMEGLLD; this is encoded by the coding sequence ATGGAGAAAATGTATAATGTAGGAAAAATTGTTAATACTCATGGCTTGATCGGTGAAATTCGTGTTATCGCAACGACCGATTTTCCAGAAGAACGGTTCCAAGTTGGGAATACCGTGTACTTATTTGAAAAAAACAGCAAAAAGCCTGAAAAACTAATCATTCGCTCACACCGCAAACATAAGAACTTTGATTTGCTGATGTTTGAAGGATTCACTGGAATTCATCAAGTGGAACGTATGAAAGAAGGCGTACTTAAAATCAAAGAAGCGCAACTAACTGATTTAGAGGAAAACGAATTTTATTTTCATGAAATCATCGGTTGTATCGTTGTAACTACTGACGGCGAAGAGCTTGGCGAAATCACAGAAATTCTAACACCAGGCGCCAATGATGTATGGGTTGTAAAAGGCAGCGACAAAAAAGAAAAACTAATTCCTTATATTGCCGACGTTGTAAAAGAAATCAATATTAATGACAAAAAAATTACAATCGAAGTCATGGAAGGACTGCTAGATTAA
- a CDS encoding YlqD family protein → MEIIQKVVVKQILTEASKQELIEYYTEQKRQIEQECDQLHFEQKKMERKSKFQPERVADYFTHELDLRREKKKLIQFQMEQLEVLELGSEIREREMETIIDVQVGDKWDKSIFDKTIVVKDGIIVEIR, encoded by the coding sequence GTGGAAATCATCCAAAAAGTTGTCGTCAAACAAATTCTAACCGAAGCAAGTAAACAAGAATTAATCGAGTATTATACCGAGCAAAAACGACAAATCGAACAAGAATGCGACCAGTTGCATTTTGAACAAAAGAAAATGGAACGAAAAAGCAAATTTCAACCAGAACGAGTGGCCGATTACTTTACCCACGAACTCGACCTGCGCCGAGAAAAGAAAAAACTCATTCAGTTTCAAATGGAACAATTAGAAGTCCTCGAACTTGGCAGTGAAATTCGCGAACGAGAAATGGAAACGATTATTGATGTACAAGTAGGAGACAAGTGGGATAAATCCATTTTTGATAAAACCATTGTTGTAAAAGATGGAATCATAGTAGAAATACGCTAG
- a CDS encoding gamma-glutamyl-gamma-aminobutyrate hydrolase family protein, which yields MKPVIGITGNRLVKGVDVFYGHRVTYTQQRYVDAIQKVGGFPIALPIDDPSVAVQAISLVDGLLLTGGQDITPQFYLEEPSQEIGAYFPPRDSYEIALVRAALDAGKPIFAICRGMQLVNVALGGSLYQDISQVETKALQHLQRVDEQLGSHTIDIESTSELAKHHPNKKLVNSLHHQFIKKLAPSFKVTARTADGMIEAVEGDNLPSWYLGVQWHPELMFQTDPESEQLFRALVDESKKTMVK from the coding sequence ATGAAGCCAGTTATTGGAATTACCGGAAATAGATTAGTAAAAGGTGTGGACGTTTTTTACGGACATCGTGTGACTTATACGCAACAGCGATATGTAGATGCTATTCAAAAAGTTGGCGGATTTCCTATCGCTTTGCCAATAGATGACCCGTCTGTTGCCGTTCAAGCAATTTCTCTCGTAGATGGTTTGCTTTTAACCGGTGGACAAGACATTACGCCACAATTTTATTTAGAAGAGCCGTCCCAAGAAATCGGCGCTTATTTTCCACCTCGGGACAGCTATGAAATCGCCTTAGTTCGAGCAGCATTAGACGCTGGAAAACCGATTTTTGCTATTTGCCGCGGGATGCAACTAGTTAATGTGGCGTTAGGCGGCTCACTTTATCAAGATATCAGCCAAGTCGAAACGAAAGCCCTCCAACATTTGCAGCGCGTCGATGAACAACTCGGCTCTCATACAATTGATATTGAATCGACAAGTGAACTCGCAAAGCATCACCCGAATAAAAAATTAGTCAATTCATTGCATCACCAATTTATCAAAAAATTAGCGCCAAGTTTTAAAGTAACAGCGCGTACTGCGGATGGAATGATTGAAGCTGTAGAAGGTGACAATTTGCCAAGTTGGTACTTAGGTGTTCAGTGGCACCCAGAATTAATGTTCCAAACAGATCCGGAAAGTGAACAATTATTCCGGGCATTAGTAGATGAATCCAAAAAAACTATGGTAAAATAA
- a CDS encoding KH domain-containing protein, translating into MEELILSIVKPLVGHPEDVVITPEETDTSLTYKLSVSKEDMGRVIGKQGRIAKAIRTLVYAVGSKNDKKIRLEIIE; encoded by the coding sequence ATGGAAGAACTCATTCTCTCAATCGTGAAACCTCTTGTTGGCCACCCGGAAGACGTTGTTATCACGCCAGAAGAAACGGATACATCGTTAACCTACAAATTGTCTGTCAGTAAAGAAGACATGGGACGCGTGATTGGTAAGCAAGGTCGTATTGCGAAAGCGATTCGTACACTTGTCTACGCAGTTGGCTCCAAAAACGATAAGAAGATTCGTCTTGAAATTATCGAATAA
- the rpsP gene encoding 30S ribosomal protein S16: MAVKIRLKRIGSKKKPFYRIVVADSRFPRDGRSIETIGTYNPLLDPVEVKIDEEATLKWMHNGAKPSDTVRNLLSREGIMEKFHNQKLGK; the protein is encoded by the coding sequence ATGGCAGTTAAAATTCGTTTAAAACGTATTGGTTCTAAAAAGAAACCTTTCTACCGTATTGTAGTCGCTGATTCTCGTTTCCCACGTGATGGCCGTTCAATCGAAACTATTGGTACTTATAATCCATTACTTGATCCGGTTGAAGTGAAAATCGACGAAGAAGCAACTTTGAAATGGATGCATAATGGTGCGAAACCATCTGATACAGTTCGCAATCTTCTTAGCCGCGAAGGTATCATGGAAAAATTCCATAACCAAAAATTAGGTAAATAA